The following are from one region of the Malassezia vespertilionis chromosome 4, complete sequence genome:
- the RFC3 gene encoding Subunit of heteropentameric Replication factor C (RF-C) (EggNog:ENOG503NUV3; COG:L), which translates to MEKGKGRETAEAPGADLLPWVEKYRPLRLEEIMAHQHIISTLEKFVDADQLPHLLFYGPPGTGKTSTIVALAMRLYGKNFRSHVLELNASDDRGIDVVRGQIKAFASTRNVFSTQQDMFKLIVLDEADAMTQAAQAALRRVMEQYTRNVRFCIICNYVNKVIPAIQSRCTRFRFAPLASEQIARRLDMVIDAEHCNVEPDGREAILQLSHGDMRRTLNILQACHASGGVVDEDAVYNCTGNPNPKDIETAFQAMLQQEFTTAYQTVQTLKLNKGTALADLLQGMYELVISLELPAHARAYLLDHMAQIEYRMSTSASERVQLSALLAAVKAAVDLSQKA; encoded by the exons ATGGAGAAAGGGAAAGGGCGTGAGACGGCGGAGGCGCCGGGTGCGGATCTGCTGCCATG GGTCGAAAAGTACCGTCCGTTGCGCCTCGAGGAGATCATGGCGCACCAGCATATAATATCGACAT TGGAAAAGTTTGTCGACGCCGACCAGCTGCCGCACCTTTTGTTTTACGGGCCGCCCGGCACGGGCAAGACGTCGACGATTGTAGCgctggcgatgcgcttgtaCGGCAAAAATTTTCGGAGTCATGTGCTGGAACTCAACGCGTCCGACGACCGCGGCATCGATGTAGTCCGTGGCCAGATCAAGGCGTTCGCGAGTACGCGCAACGTCTTCAGCACGCAGCAGGACATGTTCAAGCTGATCGTGTTGGACGAGGCCGACGCCATGacacaagcggcgcaggcggcgctgcggcgcgtcatGGAGCAGTATACGCGCAACGTGCGCTTTTGCATTATCTGCAACTATGTAAACAAAGTCATCCCTGCGATCCAgagccgctgcacacggttccgctttgcgccgctcgcgtcTGAGCAGATCGCACGGCGTTTGGATATGGTGATCGACGCAGAACA CTGCAATGTCGAGCCGGACGGACGCGAAGCGATCCTCCAGCTCAGCCATGGAGatatgcggcgcacactcAACATCCTTCAGGCGTGCCATGCGTCCGGCGGCGTCGTCGATGAGGACGCCGTGTACAATTGCACGGGCAACCCCAACCCGAAGGACATCGAAACTGCGTTCCAGGCCATGCTGCAGCAGGAATTCACTACGGCTTACCAAA CGGTACAAACGCTCAAGCTGAACAAGGgcactgcgctcgccgatcTGCTGCAGGGGATGTACGAGCTCGTGATTTCTTTGGAATTgccggcgcatgcgcgcgcatacCTGCTCGATCACATGGCACAGATCGAGTACCGGATGAGTACCAGCGCTTCAGAGCGCGTCCAGCTCtccgcgctgctcgccgccgtcAAGGCTGCCGTCGACCTCTCCCAGAAGGCATAG
- the aat2 gene encoding aspartate transaminase (EggNog:ENOG503NUCS; COG:E): MTAFDPWSSCVAAPPDPILALAAEFANDPLPNTEKANLGVGAYRDEEGNPWILPVVRKAEQEIVSDPSMNHEYLPIAGYAPFLQASARLLFGKDAKIINEGRLATNQTISGSGANHLGAEFVQRFYPFPTERKVIYVTDPTWPNHFAIFRGGGLETETYTYYDPKHYALDFEGMIKALLGMPDRSVVLLHACAHNPSGVDPTQEQWQQIAAVFQKKQHFAFFDSAYQGFASGDFDRDAYAVRYFADHDIPMLVCQSFAKNAGLYGERIGALHVPVKSSSEVAPVHSQLNSIQRSELSSMPAFGARIVAKLINNPEFFAEWQQNVKTMAGRIEEMRKALYSLLVDELKTPGSWKHILEQTGMFSFLGLDKQQCARLVKEGHIYLVATSRISMAGLNKYNLKLVATWIDRVVRSETKL, from the coding sequence ATGACCGCTTTTGACCCGTGGTCCAGCTGCGTGGCCGCTCCGCCGGACCCTATTttggcgcttgctgcagaATTCGCGAATGACCCTTTGCCCAATACGGAGAAAGCCAACTTGGGTGTCGGCGCGTaccgcgacgaggaaggCAATCCATGGATCCTTCCGGTggtgcgcaaggccgagcAAGAGATTGTGTCGGACCCATCGATGAACCACGAGTACTTGCCAATCGCTGGGTACGCGCCGTTCTTGCAAGCTAGTGCACGCCTGCTTTTTGGCAAGGATGCAAAAATCATCAACGAGGGACGTCTGGCGACGAATCAGACGATCAGCGGTTCCGGTGCAAACCATCTGGGCGCCGAGTTTGTGCAACGGTTCTACCCCTTCCCCACCGAGCGCAAGGTAATCTACGTCACCGATCCGACGTGGCCGAACCACTTTGCCATCTTCCGCGGCGGGGGCCTCGAAACGGAGACGTACACATACTACGACCCGAAGCATTACGCGCTGGACTTTGAGGGCATGAtcaaggcgctgctgggGATGCCGGACCGCAGCGTTGTCCTGCTGCATGCCTGTGCACACAACCCCTCTGGTGTGGATCCCACCCAGGAGCAGTGGCAGCAGATCGCGGCTGTGTTCCAAAAAAAGCAGCACTTTGCCTTTTTCGACAGCGCCTACCAGGGCTTTGCCTCGGGCGACTTTGACCGCGACGCATACGCCGTGCGCTACTTTGCTGATCACGATATTCCGATGCTCGTGTGCCAGAGCTTTGCCAAGAACGCTGGACTGTACGGCGAGCGTATCGGCGCGTTGCACGTCCCTGTGAAGAGCTCGAGCGAAGTCGCGCCTGTGCACAGCCAGCTGAACTcgatccagcgcagcgagcttAGCTCTATGCccgcgtttggcgcgcgcattgtcgcCAAACTGATCAACAACCCCGAGTTCTTTGCAGAGTGGCAGCAGAACGTGAAGACCATGGCGGGCCGCATTGAAGAGATGCGCAAAGCACTGTACAGCTTGCTCGTCGACGAGCTCAAGACCCCGGGCTCCTGGAAGCATATCTTGGAGCAGACGGGCATGTTCTCTTTCCTCGGCTTGGACAAACAGCAgtgtgcgcgcctcgtcaagGAAGGCCACATTTACTTGGTCGCCACCTCGCGTATCAGCATGGCGGGCCTCAATAAGTACAACTTGAAACTTGTGGCTACCTGGATCGACCGTGTAGTCCGCTCGGAAACAAAGCTGTAG
- a CDS encoding uncharacterized protein (COG:O; EggNog:ENOG503NVMP; BUSCO:EOG092645L9) — protein sequence MLPLALLQTLLSRRFLAREEAERCYAALEDAMEERGPGLDDAITLLNERLAGVSLEIRACHDQISRAQFLVLVNTKADTLAELATPYTPTELVYIKAILEAIWTAPQRHYALSSTAALQLAPSLQLSKRAASDLLQDLERRNWIVNRGGYYTMSLRALTELDAYIRNEFEEHVGMLWRTAYGV from the exons ATGCTTCCTCTGGCGTTGCTGCAGACGCTCCTGTCGCGCCggtttcttgcgcgcgaggaagcAGAGCGATGTTATGCGGCGCTTGAGGATGCGATGGAAGAGCGAGGTCCTGGGCTGGATGATGCGATAACGCTACTGAATGAAAGGCTGGCTGGCGTGAGCCTTGAAATTCGCGCGTGCCACGACCAgatttcgcgcgcgcagttcCTTGTACTGGTAAACACCAAGGCAGATACCCTAGCGGAGCTCGCAACGCCGTACACGCCGACTGAGCTTGTGTATATAAAAGCCATACTGGAAGCCATATggactgcgccgcagcggcactATGCGCTTTcctcgacggcggcgctgcagcttgcgccgtcgctgcagctgagcaagcgcgccgcgtccgaCTTGCTGCAGGATCTCGAGCGGAGGAACTGGATCGTGAACCGGGGGGGCTACTATACCatgtctttgcgcgcgctcacggagctcgacgcgtACATTCGCAACGAATTTGAGGAACACGT AGGGATGCTGTGGCGCACTGCATACGGCGTGTAA
- the MET13 gene encoding methylenetetrahydrofolate reductase [NAD(P)H] (EggNog:ENOG503NWPE; COG:E), which translates to MAESESKRLSNLYDRIERMAKLGPEFVDITWNAGGRTSDLTSQLVRTVQAYFGLETCMHLTCTNMPRNKIEVALREAKEYGCRNILALRGDPPASGGEWEPRAAGFSHAYELVEYIRNHYGDYFTIAVAGFPEGHPEEESGIEVELEYMKRKIAAGADFIFTQMFYDVDLFITWVRRLHAEGIHVPIVPGVMPIQNYGGFTRAVARFRAKVPQFFHDALDPVKDDDEQVRLVGTKLVGEMCRKILNTTDLDVHGLHIYTMNLERGSQMLLEYLALRPSINQLSPLPWKPCLTPKRREENIRPIFWANRSKSYVNRTEAWDEFPNGRWGDARSPAYGDVSAFGTQLRESKEEALALWGEPQTLDQVKDLFVRFCSGDLARLPWSDAPVAKETRVIDRMLIELNRRGFLTINSQPAVDGVPSTDSVHGWGPKDGYVYQKAYLEFFVSPQQLDELLRLIELDPQITYHAVNAQGDMRTNTTSDSPNAVTWGCFPHCEVLQPTIVESISFLAWKDEAYELGRNWARMYAPDSASAKLLTHMFDSWFLVNVVHNDFKQSLAIFEPFLEARVDGA; encoded by the exons ATGGCCGAGTCCGAATCGAAGA GGCTGAGCAACTTGTACGACCGGATCGAGCGTATGGCCAAGCTCGGCCCCGAGTTTGTCGACATCACTTGGAATGCCGGCGGCCGCACCTCTGACTTGACGTCTCAGCTCGTGCGCACCGTCCAGGCCTACTTTGGCCTCGAGACGTGCATGCACCTCACCTGCACCAACATGCCGCGCAACAAAATCGAAGTAGCATTGCGCGAGGCGAAAGAGTACGGGTGCCGCAAcattcttgcgctccgTGGCGATCCACCAGCGAGTGGAGGCGAGTGggagccgcgcgcagcgggcTTCTCCCACGCGTACGAACTTGTCGAGTACATCCGCAACCACTATGGCGACTACTTTACCATCGCCGTCGCTGGCTTTCCCGAAGGCCATCCCGAGGAAGAAAGCGGCATTGAGGTAGAGCTGGAGTACATGAAGCGCAAAATTGCCGCAGGTGCCGACTTTATCTTTACGCAGATGTTTTACGACGTCGACCTCTTTATTACATGGGTCCGTCGCTTGCACGCGGAAGGAATCCATGTGCCAATTGTGCCTGGCGTGATGCCGATACAGAACTACGGCGGCTTtacgcgcgccgtcgcgcgcttccgcgCCAAAGTCCCGCAGTTCTTCCACGACGCCCTCGATCCAGTCaaggacgacgacgagcaggTGCGCCTTGTCGGCACAAAGCTTGTCGGCGAGATGTGCCGCAAGATCCTCAATACGACAGATTTGGACGTGCATGGCCTGCACATCTACACGATGAATTTGGAGCGCGGCTCGCAGATGCTGCTCGAgtaccttgcgctgcgccccTCCATCAACCAGCTCTCCCCTCTCCCGTGGAAGCCATGCCTCACCCCCAAACGCCGCGAAGAAAACATCCGCCCGATTTTCTGGGCGAACCGTAGCAAGAGCTACGTGAACCGCACCGAGGCCTGGGACGAGTTTCCCAATGGGCGCTGgggcgacgcgcgcagtcCTGCCTACGGCGATGTCAGCGCATTTGGCacacagctgcgcgagtCCAAAGaagaggcgctcgcgctttgGGGCGAGCCCCAAACGCTGGACCAAGTCAAGGACTTGTTCGTCCGTTTCTGTTCCGGCGACCTCGCGCGTCTTCCCTggagcgacgcgccggtCGCAAAAGAGACCAGGGTGATTGACCGCATGCTCATTGAGCTGAACCGCCGTGGATTTCTCACGATCAACTCGCAGCCGGCCGTGGATGGTGTGCCAAGCACGGATTCGGTCCATGGCTGGGGACCCAAGGACGGATACGTGTACCAAAAAGCCTACCTCGAGTTCTTTGtctcgccgcagcagctcgacgaACTGCTGCGTCTGATCGAGTTGGACCCCCAGATCACGTACCACGCTGTGAATGCCCAGGGCGATATGCGCACGAACACCACGTCCGACTCGCCAAACGCCGTGACATGGGGCTGCTTTCCACACTGCGAGGTCCTGCAGCCCACCATAGTCGAGTCGATTTCCTTCCTTGCGTGGAAGGACGAGGCGTACGAGCTTGGGCGCAACTGGGCGCGCATGTATGCACCCGATTCTGCGAGCGCCAAGCTCCTCACTCACATGTTTGACTCGTGGTTCCTCGTGAATGTCGTGCACAACGACTTTAAGCAGAGCCTCGCCATCTTCGAGCCCTTCCTCGAGGCCAGGGTAGATGGCGCATAA
- the ARP8 gene encoding actin-like protein arp8 (COG:Z; EggNog:ENOG503NWRY; BUSCO:EOG0926248P), whose translation MPHQPKQVLRAAPPADPTRELPVCYTSFHPPSFINAKNVSSSYLKTEAQTWMARSGRPKHAKRKREGSAEGSEEEEELDASYRLVVHMGAEFLRVGRATDLFPTTVPSVLARRMQEAPVPEQHTDESCEVKIESLRNELRSIMRQYKLRPVSNGQQSVHSYNASVEPERVLEHNDVYHQGWVPNAPSGDAEVDGKHKTVLVGDEALRLACLSPKDAAADRHGWQLFYPWRRGMLDIARYTSTYGASAAVQALLGDLQTIVTYALSAPLREDGSESVASAGLGIPQQDFGRYSVLLLVPDSCSKSDLRALGSMLLMQMGFAALNVQTEGLCAIFGAGLSAACIVDLGATSIGISCVEEGLVLPETRVSLAYGGQDMSAFFGQVLAHAQFPYRAMNIHARLADAALLDTLKKQLVTLQPSQVGLNLTDFMVRLPATQTVKYALRYYDEPIVAGLMLFHPDVIAFYAETPPRRAANAASALPAVADEQEGAASLLASNASLGGDEAQELSAHAPSDIGASLAMLACVERSLPEQALAALSTLRTQSAQATQAAEVEEGTPEAGQPSPAPLAKQPAPPPAAAFSTLAQKCTAAATLAAQSGVDVVSASSRTPLDRAVFHSLLASTGTLDGQVQGAGADERLRRLANNIMCIGGTARVPGLGEALEARVSMRLVEHYTPTDPARTASVAVPPDFAAPQATVIPPPRNMEPEFLAWKGLAVLAHLDALQELWILRADWDKFGYRALKEKSLFL comes from the exons ATGCCACACCAGCCGAAGcaggtgctgcgcgcggcgccgcccgcggATCCGACGCGCGAGCTGCCGGTATGCTACACCTCGTTCCATCCTCCGTCATTTATTAATGCGAAGA ACGTTTCGTCGTCCTACCTGAAAACCGAAGCGCAGACGTGGATGGCCAGGTCCGGCCGCCCCAAGCATGCAAAGAGGAAGCGCGAAGGGAGTGCTGAAGGAagcgaggaagaagaggagcTGGATGCATCGTATCGCCTTGTCGTGCACATGGGTGCCGAGTTTTTGCGCGTGGGCCGTGCCACGGACCTGTTTCCCACGACGGTGCCCagtgtgcttgcgcggcggatgcAGGAGGCGCCCGTGCCGGAACAGCACACTGATGAAAGCTGCGAGGTAAAGAtcgagtcgctgcgcaacgagcTGCGTTCGATTATGCGGCAGTACAAGCTGCGCCCTGTGAGCAATGGCCAGCAGTCGGTGCATAGCTACAACGCGTCGGTAGAGCCCGAGCGTGTGCTAGAGCACAACGATGTATACCACCAGGGCTGGGTCCCGAATGCGCCGTCCGGCGATGCGGAGGTCGACGGGAAGCACAAGACCGTGCTGGTCGgcgacgaagcgctgcgccttgcgtgCCTCTCGCCCAaagacgccgcggcggatCGGCACGGCTGGCAGCTCTTTTACCCTTGGCGGCGTGGGATGCTGGACATTGCGCGGTACACGTCTACGTATGGTGCTTCGGCCGCCGTCCAGGCACTGCTGGGCGATCTGCAGACGATTGTCACCTATGCACTTTCCGCGCCCCTACGCGAAGATGGCAGCGAGTCGGTAGCGAGCGCGGGCCTTGGGATTCCGCAGCAGGATTTTGGGCGCTACTCGGTCCTCCTCCTTGTCCCTGACTCGTGCTCGAAGTCGGatttgcgtgcgctgggGTCCATGCTTCTTATGCAGATGGGATTTGCCGCGCTGAATGTACAGACCGAAGGCCTCTGCGCGATTTTCGGCGCTGGGCTGAGTGCCGCATGCATTGTCGATCttggcgcgacgagcatTGGCATCTCGTGCGTAGAAGAAGGGCTCGTCCTGCCCGAAACGCGCGTCTCCTTGGCCTACGGCGGCCAGGACATGTCGGCCTTTTTCGGCCAAGTCCTTGCCCACGCGCAATTTCCCTACCGTGCGATGAATATCCATGCACGCTTGGCGGATGCTGCACTCCTTGATACACTCAAGAAGCAGCTCGTCACGCTCCAGCCAAGTCAGGTCGGCCTGAATCTGACCGATTTCATGGTGCGACTTCCCGCGACACAGACCGTCAAGTACGCACTGCGATACTACGACGAGCCGATTGTCGCTGGCCTCATGCTCTTCCACCCCGACGTGATTGCATTTTACGCAGAGACTCccccgcgccgcgcagccaACGCCGCCTCGGCACTGCCCGCCGTTGCGGACGAGCAGGAaggcgccgcgtcgttgCTCGCATCGAATGCGTCGCTCGGCGGGGACGAGGCACAAGAGCTGagtgcgcatgcgccgtcggATATCGGTGCGTCCCTTGCGATGCTTGCCTGTGTCGAGCGCAGTTTGCCAGAGCAGgcacttgcggcgctcagCACGTTGCGCACACAGTCGGCGCAGGCCACACAAGCAGCCGAAGTCGAGGAAGGCACGCCGGAGGCTGGACAGCCgtcgcctgcgccgctggccaAACaacctgcgccgcctcctGCCGCTGCGTTTAGCACACTTGCACAGAAatgcactgctgcagcaacgcttgcggcgcagagcggcgtcgacgtcgtgagcgcttcgtcgcgcacgccgctaGACCGTGCTGTATTCCACAGTTTGCTCGCCTCGACAGGGACGCTTGACGGACAAGTCCaaggcgccggcgccgacgagcgtttgcgcagGCTCGCGAACAACATCATGTGCATTGGCGGCACCGCACGGGTTCCAGGGCTTGGCGAGGCGTTGGAGGCGCGCGTATCGATGCGGCTTGTCGAGCACTACACGCCGACGGATCCTGCACGCACTGCCTCTGTCGCCGTCCCACCCGActttgcggcgccgcaggccACCGTGattccgccgccgcggaaCATGGAGCCCGAGTTTCTTGCATGGAAAGGGCTCGCAGTGCTTGCACACCTCGATGCACTGCAAGAGCTATGGATCCTGCGCGCGGACTGGGACAAGTTTGGGTACCGCGCACTAAAAGAAAAGTCGCTGTTTTTGTAG
- a CDS encoding uncharacterized protein (EggNog:ENOG503P2Q6; TransMembrane:1 (n5-12c16/17o286-304i); COG:H), with amino-acid sequence MPSRTFVSTVLLGADGYESKQMAELKSLLRHRGLPATGRKADLVQRLKQNDMARAGSTLTQAPEKGKKGKGTRQSKELRRGKDAADHAAAETPPAPLEPGSVSSPTKDRDGNLGQSSPSPSEPAPSNAPGMPEHKAEPVPETFNIIVPYEKDPPAPAQYIPSIAAYANPFQDFSDSYKQDWHMAQTPRVHALGDYHIAVNDNSGHLAPLPSQRSNVVMDLASDFLPIPLFRRTRNTVEQMQDSMRGAAASIGDELKRALPLEARAINASNARPSARRPLNEGERTGLAVVGAIVATGLFLSYVVESSDMRREHKSDAYTPSSYSTGAGIVGAGWRKV; translated from the coding sequence ATGCCATCCCGCACGTTTGTGTCGACTGTGCTTCTTGGTGCGGATGGGTACGAGAGCAAGCAGATGGCCGAATTAAagtcgctgctgcgccatcGCGGACTCCCAGCCACCGGCCGCAAAGCCgaccttgtgcagcgccttaAGCAAAACGATATGGCTCGTGCCGGATCGACCTtgacgcaagcgccggaGAAGGGAAAGAAAGGCAAGGGGACGCGGCAATCgaaggagctgcgcaggGGCAAAGATGCCGCCGACCACGCTGCCGCTGAGACGCCACCTGCGCCACTCGAGCCTGGATCGGTGAGCAGTCCGACCAAGGACCGTGATGGTAACCTCGGGCAGTcatcgccgtcgcccagcgagcctgcgccgagCAACGCGCCGGGCATGCCTGAGCACAAGGCGGAGCCCGTGCCAGAGACGTTCAACATCATAGTCCCGTACGAGAAGGATCCCCCGGCGCCTGCTCAGTACATTCCATCTATCGCTGCGTACGCGAACCCGTTCCAGGACTTTAGCGACTCATACAAGCAGGACTGGCACATGGCCCAAACGCCGAGGGTGCACGCGCTCGGAGATTATCACATTGCCGTCAACGACAACAGCGGGCACCTTGCCCCTTTACCGTCGCAGCGGTCCAACGTCGTTATGGATCTCGCCTCCGATTTCCTCCCAATCCCGCTCTTCCGCCGCACACGCAATACGGTCGAGCAGATGCAGGAttccatgcgcggcgcggccgcGAGTATCGGCGACGAGCTgaagcgtgcgctgcccttggaagcgcgcgcgatcaATGCGTCCAATGCACGCCCTTCGGCACGCCGGCCGTTGAACGAGGGTGAGCGAACAGGCCTCGCTGTGGTGGGTGCCATTGTCGCCACCGGCCTGTTCCTCAGCTACGTAGTCGAGTCGAGCGACATGCGACGCGAACACAAGTCGGATGCGTATACACCCTCGAGCTATTCTACAGGTGCTGGGATCGTCGGGGCGGGATGGCGCAAAGTCTAG
- the HIS3 gene encoding imidazoleglycerol-phosphate dehydratase (COG:E; BUSCO:EOG09264TJN; EggNog:ENOG503NV4T): MATLTPETVRRATVQRDTNETKIKIALALDVHPEIAPQKIHVATGIGFLDHMFHALAKHGGMSLEMECTGDLWIDDHHTAEDCAIALGAAFKQALGPIKGVRRYGTGFAPLDEALARCVVDLSSRPYSHCELGLVREKVGDLSCEMVPHIFYSFAMASGVTIHVDLLHGENDHHKIECAFKATALALREALTRTGFDEVPSTKGVL, translated from the exons ATGGCGACACTCACTCCCGAGACGGTGCGTCGGGCGACGGTCCAGCGCGACACGAACGAAACCAAAATCAAAAtagcgcttgcgctggatgtGCACCCCGaaatcgcgccgcaaaagatCCACGTCGCGACCGGCATTGGCTTTTTGGACCAT ATGTTccatgcgcttgcaaagcaCGGCGGCATGTCGCTCGAAATGGAGTGTACTGGCGACCTGTGGATTGACGACCATCACACCGCAGAAGACTGTGCGattgcgctcggcgcagcatTCAAGCAGGCGCTAGGCCCGATCAAGGGTGTGCGCCGCTACGGCACGggttttgcgccgcttgacgaggcgctcgcgcgctgcgtcgtgGATTTGTCTTCGCGGCCATACAGCCACTGCGAGCTCGggcttgtgcgcgaaaaGGTTGGCGATCTCAGCTGCGAGATGGTCCCGCACATTTTCTACAGTTTCGCCATGGCGTCTGGCGTGACGATCCACGTTGACCTGTTGCACGGGGAGAACGACCACCACAAGATCGAGTGTGCATTTAAGGCTACtgcactggcgctgcgcgaagcgctgaCACGCACGGGCTTTGACGAGGTGCCCAGCACAAAAGGTGTTCTATAG
- a CDS encoding uncharacterized protein (EggNog:ENOG503NWED; COG:Z), translating into MSARRAEIEAKRAKLVELRKAREERAKQSREKLVEGDVHEHFGVSKREELDAFLASLLPSKEKELADGAAAGTAEAGSAVGIAEAGNAPKTAEAGNAPRTAEAGGAAGTTEAGSAARTTEAGNEAGTTEAGSAARTTQADSAAAGTHKSGAPSPLAPRSPPRPAKILYSKQVQTDEPLLEPAPPSPTPSPSALLSPRVPQRTPTPPSEELGKEYADFVYSRSLVIERVLDEEYDVLTDYTTVPDAQAPDHATTLHHVHTLFDTTMETRAVTALDWSAMHPELLAAAYSHASVPSNNGLEGLVAVWNRHVKERPEFLFAAPTDVTAVLASPFHPNLFLGGAANGQILVWDTRNRRLPVQRTPLSFSAGAGTGHCAPVTSLCMTGSAQAHTLVSASLDGLVCTWSMDMLAMPQESILLTNPMHPRSADVGVATLDVPSRDATQFFVGTDEGNVFHAARYDRAGIAAGLDLAHIYVGHAAPVTRLVCHPAPRGRRAPVDFSDLFLTSSMDWSTALWRMAGPATSTQASKSSYHYPHANARIATSTRTNPLAFRSANAAASPWTPVHPMARFENQQDYVMDVRWHPQHPAVFAQADAGGRLEMYNLNTSLERTVQTAQAPAGLNRLAWEHGTESAPSTRIALGALDGRVHLYEVPETLVRVRGDVEWLEMQHVLKGLG; encoded by the coding sequence AtgtcggcgcggcgcgcggaaatcgaggcgaagcgcgccaagcttgtggagctgcgcaaggcgcgcgaggaacGCGCCAAGCAGAGTAGAGAGAAGCTGGTAGAGGGGGATGTACACGAACATTTTGGTGTATCGAagcgcgaggagctcgaTGCGTTCCTTGCGTCGTTGCTTCCTTCCAAGGAAAAGGAGCTAGcggacggcgctgcggcaggAACAGCCGAAGCGGGGAGTGCGGTAGGAATAGCCGAAGCGGGCAACGCGCCAAAAACAGCCGAAGCGGGCAACGCGCCAAGGACAGCCGAAGCGGGGGGTGCGGCAGGAACAACCGAAgcgggcagcgccgcaaggacAACTGAAGCGGGCAACGAGGCAGGAACAACCGAAgcgggcagcgccgcaaggacAACCCAAGCggacagcgccgcagcaggaACACACAAAAGTGGTGCGCCGTCTCCACTAGCTccacgctcgccgccgcggcccgCCAAGATCTTGTACTCGAAACAGGTCCAAACGGACGAGCCCCTACTTGAGCCTGCACCGCCATCACCCACACCGTCGCCCTCCGCACTGCTGAGCCCCcgtgtgccgcagcgcacaccGACGCCGCCATCCGAagagctcggcaaagagTACGCAGACTTTGTCTACTCCAGATCACTCGTGATCGAACGCGTACTTGACGAAGAGTACGATGTGCTCACAGACTACACGACCGTCCCTGATGCCCAAGCGCCAGATCATgccacgacgctgcaccaCGTACACACCCTCTTTGATACCACTATGGAAACACGCGCCGTCACTGCGCTGGATTGGTCGGCCATGCATCCTGAACTGCTTGCGGCGGCATATTCACACGCCAGCGTGCCCTCAAACAACGGACTCGAAGGACTCGTCGCGGTATGGAATCGCCACGTAAAGGAACGGCCGGAATTCTTAttcgcagcgccgaccGACGTCACCGCCGTGCTCGCCTCGCCGTTCCATCCGAACCTGTTcctcggcggcgccgcgaaTGGCCAAATTCTCGTATGGGACACTCGGAATAGGCGCctgcctgtgcagcgcacgccacTCTCGTTCAGCGCTGGCGCGGGCACAGGACACTGTGCGCCGGTCACAAGCTTGTGCATGACGGGctcggcacaggcacacACCCTCGTAAGCGCCTCGCTGGATGGGCTTGTGTGCACATGGAGCATGGACATGCTCGCAATGCCACAGGAATCCATCCTGCTCACCAATCCCATGCATCCCCGCAGCGCAGACGTGGGCGTCGCTACACTTGACGTCCCATCCAGGGACGCGACGCAATTCTTTGTGGGAACAGACGAGGGAAACGTTttccacgccgcgcgctaCGATCGCGCAGGGATCGCAGCAGGACTTGATCTAGCGCATATCTACGTAGggcatgctgcgccagtGACACGGCTCGTGTGCcatcctgcgccgcgtggacggcgcgcgccggtcGACTTTTCCGATCTGTTCTTGACGAGCAGCATGGACTGGAGCACTGCGCTATGGCGCATGGCAGGGCCGGCAACATCAACACAGGCGAGCAAGTCTTCGTACCATTACCCACACGCAAACGCGCGGATCGCGACGAGCACTCGTACGAATCCGCTCGCATTCCGCAGTGCAAACGCAGCAGCTTCGCCTTGGACGCCTGTGCATCCCATGGCACGATTCGAAAACCAGCAGGACTACGTGATGGATGTGCGGTGGCACCCACAGCACCCCGCTGTTTTTGCCCAGGCCGATGCGGGTGGGCGCTTGGAAATGTACAATCTGAACACCAGTCTTGAGCGCACGGTGCAGACGGCACAGGCCCCAGCAGGGCTCAATCGCCTTGCGTGGGAGCATGGGACAGAAAGCGCACCGAGTACGAGGATTGCGCTTGGGGCATTGGACGGTCGCGTGCATCTGTACGAGGTGCCTGAGACgcttgtgcgtgtgcgtggGGATGTTGAATGGCTAGAAATGCAGCATGTACTAAAGGGGCTGGGGTAG